In the genome of Gadus morhua chromosome 14, gadMor3.0, whole genome shotgun sequence, one region contains:
- the slc35c1 gene encoding GDP-fucose transporter 1 isoform X1 has protein sequence MPWSTCKVMLPGGRAGRTGHGPRPGPPGGRFRLTSSLSSCCGSGSRQAACRLSLTNGIQLKRSNILKMAFTPEPGAPGETFLLRSMKIAAVVSSYWFISITMVFLNNHLLDNKDLDAPLFITFYQCLVTVGLCLLLQLLSSRCPTLIDFPSFKFDLKTSREVLPLSIVFISMITFNNLCLKNLGVAFYTVGRSLSTVFNVLLSYLILKQTTSVRALLCCGVILGGFWLGVDQEGLGGSLSWTGVFFGVLASACVSLNAIYTKKVMAAVEGNIWKLSFYNNVNACVLFVPLVLVFGELGHLARFSRLLEPSFWAMMTLGGVFGFAIGYVTGLQIKYTSPLTHNVSGTAKACAQTLIAVVYYHSSKGLLWWTSNLMVLGGSSAYTWVKSLEMKKVQQVPKDGDKEKLLPLGGAESSSAV, from the exons ATGCCATGGAGCACATGCAAGGTGATGCTCCCGGGTGGTAGAGCAGGAAGAACAGGTCACGGTCCCAGGCCGGGCCCACCTGGTGGGAGGTTCAGACTCACTTCTTCATTGTCTTCATGCTGCGGGAGTGGATCGAGACAAGCAGCCTGCAGACTGTCATTAACCAACGG GATCCAGCTTAAGCGCTCCAACATCTTGAAGATGGCCTTCACTCCGGAGCCGGGTGCCCCCGGGGAGACCTTTCTGCTCCGGTCCATGAAGATAGCGGCCGTGGTGTCCTCCTACTGGTTCATCTCGATCACTATGGTGTTCCTCAACAACCACCTGCTGGATAACAAAGACCTGGACGCCCCGCTGTTCATCACCTTCTACCAGTGCCTGGTGACGGTGGGGCTGTGTCTGCTCCTGCAGCTCCTGTCCAGCAGATGTCCGACTCTCATCGACTTCCCTTCCTTCAAGTTCGACCTGAAGACCTCCCGGGAGGTGCTGCCGTTGTCTATCGTTTTCATAAGCATGATCACCTTCAACAACCTGTGTCTGAAGAACCTGGGAGTGGCCTTCTACACGGTGGGCCGGTCCCTTAGCACCGTGTTCAACGTGCTGCTGTCCTACCTCATCCTGAAGCAGACCACCTCCGTCAGGGCCCTGCTGTGCTGCGGGGTCATCCTGG GGGGCTTCTGGCTGGGGGTGGACCaggagggtctgggggggtctctCTCCTGGACGGGGGTCTTCTTCGGGGTCCTGGCCAGCGCCTGCGTCTCTCTGAACGCCATCTACACCAAGAAGGTGATGGCCGCGGTGGAGGGCAACATCTGGAAGCTGTCCTTCTACAACAACGTCAACGCCTGCGTGCTCTTCGTGCCGCTGGTGCTGGTGTTCGGCGAGCTGGGCCACCTGGCGCGCTTCAGCCGGCTGCTGGAGCCCTCCTTCTGGGCCATGATGACGCTGGGCGGCGTCTTCGGCTTCGCCATCGGCTACGTCACAGGCCTGCAGATCAAGTACACCAGCCCGCTGACCCACAACGTGTCGGGCACGGCAAAGGCCTGCGCCCAGACGCTGATCGCCGTGGTGTACTACCACTCCTCCAAAGGCCTGCTGTGGTGGACCTCCAACCTCATGGTGCTGGGGGGGTCCTCGGCCTACACCTGGGTGAAGAGCctggagatgaagaaggtgcAGCAGGTTCCCAAGGACGGGGACAAGGAGAAGCTGCTGCCCCTGGGAGGGGCCGAAAGCAGCAGCGCTGTGTAG
- the slc35c1 gene encoding GDP-fucose transporter 1 isoform X2 — MLREWIETSSLQTVINQRVGLDIRIILIQLKRSNILKMAFTPEPGAPGETFLLRSMKIAAVVSSYWFISITMVFLNNHLLDNKDLDAPLFITFYQCLVTVGLCLLLQLLSSRCPTLIDFPSFKFDLKTSREVLPLSIVFISMITFNNLCLKNLGVAFYTVGRSLSTVFNVLLSYLILKQTTSVRALLCCGVILGGFWLGVDQEGLGGSLSWTGVFFGVLASACVSLNAIYTKKVMAAVEGNIWKLSFYNNVNACVLFVPLVLVFGELGHLARFSRLLEPSFWAMMTLGGVFGFAIGYVTGLQIKYTSPLTHNVSGTAKACAQTLIAVVYYHSSKGLLWWTSNLMVLGGSSAYTWVKSLEMKKVQQVPKDGDKEKLLPLGGAESSSAV, encoded by the exons ATGCTGCGGGAGTGGATCGAGACAAGCAGCCTGCAGACTGTCATTAACCAACGGGTAGGCCTTGATATCAGGATTATTCT GATCCAGCTTAAGCGCTCCAACATCTTGAAGATGGCCTTCACTCCGGAGCCGGGTGCCCCCGGGGAGACCTTTCTGCTCCGGTCCATGAAGATAGCGGCCGTGGTGTCCTCCTACTGGTTCATCTCGATCACTATGGTGTTCCTCAACAACCACCTGCTGGATAACAAAGACCTGGACGCCCCGCTGTTCATCACCTTCTACCAGTGCCTGGTGACGGTGGGGCTGTGTCTGCTCCTGCAGCTCCTGTCCAGCAGATGTCCGACTCTCATCGACTTCCCTTCCTTCAAGTTCGACCTGAAGACCTCCCGGGAGGTGCTGCCGTTGTCTATCGTTTTCATAAGCATGATCACCTTCAACAACCTGTGTCTGAAGAACCTGGGAGTGGCCTTCTACACGGTGGGCCGGTCCCTTAGCACCGTGTTCAACGTGCTGCTGTCCTACCTCATCCTGAAGCAGACCACCTCCGTCAGGGCCCTGCTGTGCTGCGGGGTCATCCTGG GGGGCTTCTGGCTGGGGGTGGACCaggagggtctgggggggtctctCTCCTGGACGGGGGTCTTCTTCGGGGTCCTGGCCAGCGCCTGCGTCTCTCTGAACGCCATCTACACCAAGAAGGTGATGGCCGCGGTGGAGGGCAACATCTGGAAGCTGTCCTTCTACAACAACGTCAACGCCTGCGTGCTCTTCGTGCCGCTGGTGCTGGTGTTCGGCGAGCTGGGCCACCTGGCGCGCTTCAGCCGGCTGCTGGAGCCCTCCTTCTGGGCCATGATGACGCTGGGCGGCGTCTTCGGCTTCGCCATCGGCTACGTCACAGGCCTGCAGATCAAGTACACCAGCCCGCTGACCCACAACGTGTCGGGCACGGCAAAGGCCTGCGCCCAGACGCTGATCGCCGTGGTGTACTACCACTCCTCCAAAGGCCTGCTGTGGTGGACCTCCAACCTCATGGTGCTGGGGGGGTCCTCGGCCTACACCTGGGTGAAGAGCctggagatgaagaaggtgcAGCAGGTTCCCAAGGACGGGGACAAGGAGAAGCTGCTGCCCCTGGGAGGGGCCGAAAGCAGCAGCGCTGTGTAG
- the slc35c1 gene encoding GDP-fucose transporter 1 isoform X3: MAFTPEPGAPGETFLLRSMKIAAVVSSYWFISITMVFLNNHLLDNKDLDAPLFITFYQCLVTVGLCLLLQLLSSRCPTLIDFPSFKFDLKTSREVLPLSIVFISMITFNNLCLKNLGVAFYTVGRSLSTVFNVLLSYLILKQTTSVRALLCCGVILGGFWLGVDQEGLGGSLSWTGVFFGVLASACVSLNAIYTKKVMAAVEGNIWKLSFYNNVNACVLFVPLVLVFGELGHLARFSRLLEPSFWAMMTLGGVFGFAIGYVTGLQIKYTSPLTHNVSGTAKACAQTLIAVVYYHSSKGLLWWTSNLMVLGGSSAYTWVKSLEMKKVQQVPKDGDKEKLLPLGGAESSSAV, encoded by the exons ATGGCCTTCACTCCGGAGCCGGGTGCCCCCGGGGAGACCTTTCTGCTCCGGTCCATGAAGATAGCGGCCGTGGTGTCCTCCTACTGGTTCATCTCGATCACTATGGTGTTCCTCAACAACCACCTGCTGGATAACAAAGACCTGGACGCCCCGCTGTTCATCACCTTCTACCAGTGCCTGGTGACGGTGGGGCTGTGTCTGCTCCTGCAGCTCCTGTCCAGCAGATGTCCGACTCTCATCGACTTCCCTTCCTTCAAGTTCGACCTGAAGACCTCCCGGGAGGTGCTGCCGTTGTCTATCGTTTTCATAAGCATGATCACCTTCAACAACCTGTGTCTGAAGAACCTGGGAGTGGCCTTCTACACGGTGGGCCGGTCCCTTAGCACCGTGTTCAACGTGCTGCTGTCCTACCTCATCCTGAAGCAGACCACCTCCGTCAGGGCCCTGCTGTGCTGCGGGGTCATCCTGG GGGGCTTCTGGCTGGGGGTGGACCaggagggtctgggggggtctctCTCCTGGACGGGGGTCTTCTTCGGGGTCCTGGCCAGCGCCTGCGTCTCTCTGAACGCCATCTACACCAAGAAGGTGATGGCCGCGGTGGAGGGCAACATCTGGAAGCTGTCCTTCTACAACAACGTCAACGCCTGCGTGCTCTTCGTGCCGCTGGTGCTGGTGTTCGGCGAGCTGGGCCACCTGGCGCGCTTCAGCCGGCTGCTGGAGCCCTCCTTCTGGGCCATGATGACGCTGGGCGGCGTCTTCGGCTTCGCCATCGGCTACGTCACAGGCCTGCAGATCAAGTACACCAGCCCGCTGACCCACAACGTGTCGGGCACGGCAAAGGCCTGCGCCCAGACGCTGATCGCCGTGGTGTACTACCACTCCTCCAAAGGCCTGCTGTGGTGGACCTCCAACCTCATGGTGCTGGGGGGGTCCTCGGCCTACACCTGGGTGAAGAGCctggagatgaagaaggtgcAGCAGGTTCCCAAGGACGGGGACAAGGAGAAGCTGCTGCCCCTGGGAGGGGCCGAAAGCAGCAGCGCTGTGTAG